The genomic stretch CCTCCCGGGGACGTAGACGAACTTCTTTATCGTCTTGCCACCTGTCCACTCTATCACTTTTTCGTCCTTCATGACAATACTCTCGACCGTATCCCTCTCGGCCCCGGCCGGGACGTTGACCCTGGAGCGCACCTTGCCGTTTATCTGTACGACGATAAGCACCTCTTCGGTTACGAGCGCCGCGGGGTCGACGGACGGCCACGGGGTCTCGTAAAGGGCCTTCCCGCCTCCGAGCCCCTGCCACAACTCTTCTGTCATGTGCGGGGCGAAAGGAGAGAGCAGCAGGAGCACCGCCTCGACCGCCTCCCGGAAGACCGAAAGCTCTATCGGGTCCTTTTTATTGCCTTTCCACTGGTAGAGGCCGTTAACGAGCTCCATTATCGCGCTTATGGCCGTGTTGAAGTGGAACCTCTCCTCTATGTCGGAGGTGACCTTCTTTATCGTCGCGTGGGTTTGGCGACGGGCGTCCTTTAAAGGACCGTCGAGCTCGCCCCCCGTATACGGCTCCGAGCCCTTCAAAAGTTCGGCGTTATCGTTTACGAGCCTCCAGACCCTGCCGAGGAAGCGGTAGGAACCCTCCACCCCGTCTTCGTTCCAGTCGAGGTCCCGTGCGGGCGGCGCGGCGAAGAGCGAGAAGAGGCGCGTGGTATCCGCGCCGTACCTTTCTATTATACCGTCCGGGTCCACGGTATTCTTCTTCGACTTGCTCATCTTCTCAACGGCCCCGGTCTCGACCGGCTTGCCGCATTCTCTACAGTTTTTTCCACCTCCCTCCACCTCTTCGGGCGAGAGGTAGCCGTGCTCCGGGCACTTTTCCGTCTCCTTGCAGACCATGCCTTGGGTGAGGAGGTTCTTGAAAGGCTCTCCTGCCTCCAGGAAGCCGAGATCCCTCATGGCCTTGGTAAAGAAGCGCGCGTAGAGGAGATGCATCACCGCGTGCTCTATGCCGCCGATATACTGGTCCACGGGCATCCAGCGGGCGGCGTCCTCCCTGCTGAAGGGGACGCTCTCGTCACGCGGCGAGAGGTAGCGGAGGAAGTACCATGAAGAGTCGACGAACGTATCCATTGTGTCGGTCTCGCGCCTCGCCCCTTTGCCGCAGGACGGGCAGTCGACCTCCACGAACCCTTTGGCCGAGGCGAGCGGCGAGAGTCCGCCGGCGGCGAACTCCACGTCCTCGGGGAGTATCACGGGAAGCTCCGCCTCGGGCACGGGCACCGCGCCGCAGTCGTTACAGTAGATGACCGGTATGGGGCAGCCCCAGTAGCGCTGCCTCGATATACCCCAGTCCCTTATCCTGTAGGTGACGGCTTCCCTGCCATTGCCATCCTTTTCGAGGAGCTCGGTCACGGCCCCCATGCCGTCGGTGTTACCCATCCCGTCGAACGGGCCGGAGTTGGCCATAACGCCCTCTTCTACGTAGGCCTCGGTCATTTTTTCAGAGACCAGCTCCTCGCCTTCCGGGTTTATGACGACTTTTATATCGATGCCGTACTTTTTAGCGAACTCGAAGTCGCGCTGATCGTGCGCGGGCACGGCCATTACGGCACCCGTGCCGTAGCCCATGAGGACGAAG from Thermodesulfobacteriota bacterium encodes the following:
- the leuS gene encoding leucine--tRNA ligase, giving the protein MTDKYDPKRIEEKWQKLWEEKGAFKTRKGSGGDKYYVLEMFPYPSGKIHMGHVRNYSIGDVVARFFMMKGKDVLHPMGWDSFGLPAENAAIQHGIHPAKWTHENIDKMRAQLKRMGFGYDWDREVATSSPEYYRWNQWVFLKLFEKGLAYKKLSTVNWCPECSTVLANEQVEDGLCWRCESTVEAKELDQWFFKITEYAEELLEDTNNLPGWPEKVLTMQRNWIGKSVGAEARFPVIGSNEAIDIFTTRPDTLYGVTFMSLAPEHPLVERITAPEKREEVRAFVKKVKAEDRGAMDAPEFEKEGVFTGAYCENPLTGDKVPVYVANFVLMGYGTGAVMAVPAHDQRDFEFAKKYGIDIKVVINPEGEELVSEKMTEAYVEEGVMANSGPFDGMGNTDGMGAVTELLEKDGNGREAVTYRIRDWGISRQRYWGCPIPVIYCNDCGAVPVPEAELPVILPEDVEFAAGGLSPLASAKGFVEVDCPSCGKGARRETDTMDTFVDSSWYFLRYLSPRDESVPFSREDAARWMPVDQYIGGIEHAVMHLLYARFFTKAMRDLGFLEAGEPFKNLLTQGMVCKETEKCPEHGYLSPEEVEGGGKNCRECGKPVETGAVEKMSKSKKNTVDPDGIIERYGADTTRLFSLFAAPPARDLDWNEDGVEGSYRFLGRVWRLVNDNAELLKGSEPYTGGELDGPLKDARRQTHATIKKVTSDIEERFHFNTAISAIMELVNGLYQWKGNKKDPIELSVFREAVEAVLLLLSPFAPHMTEELWQGLGGGKALYETPWPSVDPAALVTEEVLIVVQINGKVRSRVNVPAGAERDTVESIVMKDEKVIEWTGGKTIKKFVYVPGRIVNMVVG